From the Oncorhynchus nerka isolate Pitt River linkage group LG20, Oner_Uvic_2.0, whole genome shotgun sequence genome, one window contains:
- the LOC115102234 gene encoding NADH dehydrogenase [ubiquinone] 1 beta subcomplex subunit 11, mitochondrial-like, with amino-acid sequence MLARLSRFRPALARFRTNPAFGARFVSQSPPSGAAGSATVSDLQPSRATESHGHAEVSAFEKNRDYHGFSQDPVVDEWNMRMAFFFGISMAIVVGGTFIHYLPDHGMRQWARREAERLITQREAAGLLLMEENYYDPSKIVLPGAGEE; translated from the exons ATGCTCGCCCGGTTGTCACGGTTTAGGCCTGCCTTGGCCCGTTTTCGCACAAATCCGGCGTTTGGGGCTCGGTTCGTATCGCAATCTCCACCCTCGGGTGCTGCTGGTTCGGCCACTGTATCGGATTTGCAGCCCTCACGTGCCACGGAAAGTCATGGACACGCAGAGGTCAGCGCGTTCGAGAAG AATCGAGATTATCATGGGTTCTCTCAGGATCCTGTCGTTGACGAGTGGAACATGAGGATGGCCTTCTTCTTTGGCATCTCCATGGCTATTGTGGTTGGGGGTACCTTCATCCACTATTTACCAGACCATGG TATGAGGCAGTGGGCCAGGAGGGAAGCAGAAAGGTTGATCACACAGAGGGAGGCTGCAGGTCTTCTTCTTATGGAGGAGAACTACTATGACCCAAGCAAGATTGTGCTACCAGG